The genomic window GGCTCTCGGCCCTCTGCTATCCGCGAATCAACCGGTTCTTCTTCACCTGCGGCGGGGCGGAGTCGAACGAATCGGCCTTTAAGACGGCCCGTTTCTTTTGGAAAGTGGCCGGCAAACCGGGCAAGACGAAGATCATCAGCCGCACCTGGGGTTATCACGGCGTGACGCTCGCGGCGATGTCGGCCACGGGGATCGCCAGCTATTGGCCGATGTTCGAGCCGCGGGTGCCCGGTTTCATCCAGATCGACAGCCCGTATCCGTATCGCTTCCAGCCGCCGGCCGACGTGAAGCACGACGATCCGCGGACCCGCGGGCAGATTGCGGCCGATCTCCTGGAGGCGGCCATCCTCCGCGAAGGGGCGGACACGGTGGCCGCCTTCATCGGCGAACCGGTGCAAGGGGCCGGCGGCGTGATCGTGCCCCCGGATGACTATTGGCCTCGGATTCGCCAGATTTGCGATCGCCACCATGTCCTGCTAATCGCCGACGAAGTGATTACAGGCTTCGGCCGGACGGGGGATTGGTTTGCCCTGACGCGCTACGGCATCGAGCCGGACATTGTCACATTTGCCAAGGGTATCACGAGCGGCTATTTCCCGCTCGGCGGCATGGGCCTGAGCGACGCAATCGCCGAGGCCGTCGATTCGGCCGCTGGGTCGCAGACGTGGATGCACGCCTTCACCTACTCGGCCCATCCCGTGGGCTGCGCCGTGGCGCTGGCGAACCTGAACATCCTCGAACGTGAGGAGCTGTTGCCGCGGGCTCGCGGGCTGGGCGAGCGGTTGCTGCATCAGTTGAAAACGCTCGAATCGCATCCGCACGTGGGCGAGGTCCGGGGGTTGGGCCTGATGGCGGCGGTCGAGTTGGTGGCGGACAAGAGGACCAAAGCCGAGTTCCTGCCGGAGGAGAAGGTCGGCAATCGCGTTCACGCCGCCACGCAGCAGCACGGGATGTTCACGCGGATGCACGGCGACGTCTACAACTTTGCTCCCTGCTACGTCGCCCAGCAAACGCAAATCGACCGCATGGTGGACATCCTCGGCAGCTCGATCGAGGCCGTGCTGGGAAAATGACGGCCTTCGTTACAAAACGATTACACGTCCGGGCCACCGTTTGGAGATAGAATTGAGGTGGTCCACGGCTCTTCGGTCCACGCGAGGTTTTTCATGGCGAGCGCAACTCAACCCCTCCGCGTGTTGACGATCGAAGACGATTCGGCCATTCGCCGCGGGATCGTCGATGCACTGCGGTTCGCCGGCTATGCGCCCCTGGAGGCCGCCAACGGCGAGGCCGGGCTGGCAATGGCTTTGCAGCAGCCTTATGACCTGCTGCTCTTGGACCTTGTTCTGCCGGGACCCGATGGGCTCGAGATCCTTCGGCAGGTGCGGACCGTGCGGCCTACGCAGCCGGTGATCATCTTGACGGCCCGTGGAGCCGAAAACGACCGCGTGACCGGGCTGCGGCTCGGGGCGGACGACTATGTCATCAAGCCGTTCAGCGTGAAGGAACTCTTGGCCCGAATCGAAGCGGTGCTCCGCCGCTCGCCGGAACGGCCGCGCGACATCGTTCAGATTCCTTTCCCCGGCGGGGTTGCCGACTTGGCGCGTTCGGAGATTCGCTTCGATGACGGCGAGCGCGGCGAGCTGTCAGAGAAAGAGGTGGAGTTGCTTCGCTATTTGGCCGCCAACGCCGGCCGGGCCATTTCGCGCGACGAGTTGCTGCTGCGCGTCTGGCAAATCAGTCCGCGCGGCCTGGCGACGCGGACGATCGACATGCACGTCACTCGATTGCGGGAAAAACTGCGCGACGATCCCTCGCAGCCGCGCGTCGTGCTCACCGTGCGCGGCAAGGGCTACATGTTCGCGATCGATGGCCCACCTGAGTGCACTCCGCTCGCTCCGAGGCTTTCCTAACGAATCCCATGCGTTCTCCGTGGCAAGTTTGGTTGGCCTTCGGCGTCTGTCTGGCCGTGATCGTGGCGGCAGTCGGCTGGCTGAGCTTTCGCGCGCTCGAATCGGATCGCGCGGAGGCGGCGGCGCGGAGGCAAGCAGGTGCCGAGGCGAGCGCCCGGTTGGCGCTTTGGCGGATCGATTCCGCGCTCGCGCCGCTGGTGACTCAAGAGAGCGCTCGCCCCTACTTCAGCTATGGCACGCTCTATCCGGCCGAACGAGCGCCCA from Pirellulales bacterium includes these protein-coding regions:
- a CDS encoding aminotransferase class III-fold pyridoxal phosphate-dependent enzyme; this translates as LSALCYPRINRFFFTCGGAESNESAFKTARFFWKVAGKPGKTKIISRTWGYHGVTLAAMSATGIASYWPMFEPRVPGFIQIDSPYPYRFQPPADVKHDDPRTRGQIAADLLEAAILREGADTVAAFIGEPVQGAGGVIVPPDDYWPRIRQICDRHHVLLIADEVITGFGRTGDWFALTRYGIEPDIVTFAKGITSGYFPLGGMGLSDAIAEAVDSAAGSQTWMHAFTYSAHPVGCAVALANLNILEREELLPRARGLGERLLHQLKTLESHPHVGEVRGLGLMAAVELVADKRTKAEFLPEEKVGNRVHAATQQHGMFTRMHGDVYNFAPCYVAQQTQIDRMVDILGSSIEAVLGK
- a CDS encoding response regulator transcription factor — its product is MASATQPLRVLTIEDDSAIRRGIVDALRFAGYAPLEAANGEAGLAMALQQPYDLLLLDLVLPGPDGLEILRQVRTVRPTQPVIILTARGAENDRVTGLRLGADDYVIKPFSVKELLARIEAVLRRSPERPRDIVQIPFPGGVADLARSEIRFDDGERGELSEKEVELLRYLAANAGRAISRDELLLRVWQISPRGLATRTIDMHVTRLREKLRDDPSQPRVVLTVRGKGYMFAIDGPPECTPLAPRLS